One part of the Anaerofustis stercorihominis DSM 17244 genome encodes these proteins:
- a CDS encoding TIGR00266 family protein — protein MKDYEILGGSLPTVVCNLAPGETMITESGSMSWMSPNIRMETTTGGGMKKMLGRLASGESMFQNKYTAQNTEGKIAFSSSFPGAIIPFEIAPGKNMIVQKSAFLAAEESVELSMYFQKKLGKGLFGGEGLIMQKLSGQGTAFIEIDGGSVEYDLAPGEELIVSTGYLAAMEETCSMDVQMVKGAKNILLGGEGLFNTVVKGPGKVILQTMPISNVAELLIPFIENNK, from the coding sequence ATGAAAGATTATGAAATTTTAGGCGGTAGTTTACCCACTGTAGTATGTAATCTTGCTCCAGGTGAGACAATGATTACCGAAAGCGGAAGTATGAGTTGGATGTCACCTAATATCAGAATGGAAACAACCACAGGTGGAGGTATGAAAAAAATGCTTGGTAGGTTAGCTTCCGGAGAATCTATGTTCCAAAACAAGTATACAGCACAAAATACAGAAGGGAAAATTGCATTTTCTTCTAGTTTCCCTGGTGCAATTATTCCTTTTGAAATCGCTCCTGGAAAGAATATGATTGTTCAAAAAAGTGCTTTTCTTGCGGCTGAAGAAAGTGTTGAGCTTTCTATGTATTTTCAGAAAAAGCTCGGTAAAGGGTTATTCGGCGGAGAAGGATTGATAATGCAAAAACTTAGCGGACAAGGAACTGCATTTATAGAAATTGACGGAGGTAGTGTAGAATATGATTTAGCACCTGGTGAAGAGCTTATTGTAAGTACTGGATATCTTGCAGCTATGGAAGAAACTTGCTCAATGGATGTACAAATGGTAAAAGGAGCAAAAAATATTTTACTTGGCGGAGAAGGTTTATTCAATACTGTAGTTAAAGGACCTGGAAAAGTTATTCTTCAAACAATGCCAATAAGTAATGTTGCTGAATTATTAATTCCGTTTATAGAAAATAATAAGTAA
- a CDS encoding alpha/beta fold hydrolase gives MFKPILSLYKNNFKVILIDFLGCGKSDRVEKFDTDLWIDQGKQVTKLIKHLGYDKVSLMGTSGGAWAAINAALYCPKLINKVVADSFDGRKLGDTFKEDLIEERRNAKKSIFTKCFYKWCHGKDWENAVDSDTEVLIKMSAEDVPLFYRPIKE, from the coding sequence ATGTTTAAGCCTATCTTATCTCTGTATAAAAATAATTTTAAGGTCATTCTTATAGATTTTTTAGGCTGTGGTAAATCGGATAGGGTAGAAAAGTTCGATACTGATTTATGGATAGATCAGGGGAAGCAAGTTACTAAACTTATAAAGCATCTGGGGTACGATAAAGTAAGTCTTATGGGAACCAGCGGAGGTGCATGGGCGGCAATAAATGCGGCGCTTTACTGTCCTAAGCTAATAAATAAAGTAGTTGCAGACAGCTTTGACGGAAGAAAACTAGGCGATACTTTTAAAGAAGATTTGATAGAAGAAAGAAGAAATGCAAAGAAAAGTATTTTTACTAAATGCTTTTATAAATGGTGTCATGGTAAAGATTGGGAAAATGCAGTGGACTCTGACACAGAGGTGCTTATAAAAATGTCTGCGGAAGATGTTCCTTTATTTTATAGACCTATAAAGGAATGA